GGAGGATAAAGAGAAATATCGAGATTCCTATGTAGATGTAGGGAGAGTTCAAGAAGATGGGGGTCAAGTCGCATTCGTATTAGATTTATTTAATGAAGCGAAATTAATAATACAGATTTATGATTTGGATTCGGGTAACAAAGTCAATGAATTTAAACTACCTTATAACCGTCCGGTAATTTCTCCTGATTTAACCAAGTATTTATATGAGGATAAAGATAGAACGTATATATATGATACGGTAACAAAACAATCAACAGCTATTCATTTAGATGGAAGTTCTATAGATATAGATGACATTCATCTAGGACAATTTTCACCAGATAGTACCCAGTTTTGTTTTACCGACAGCCAGCAGAATCTTGTCATATTTGATGTATCGAATTATAGATTCATTAAGAAAATCCATATAGATTCTGGTATGGCGATAGTCAACCAATGGACTCAGAAGAATCAATTAATCTACTCTATTGATTCCATGTCTGTAAATAAAACGTACTTGTTAAATTTAAATAATGAAGAGCGGCGCCTTTTAGGCAAGGGGATGGAACAGCCCTTAATGTCTCGAGATGGTTCGGAGGTATGGTTTGAAAAGTTAGATTCGCCATCCAACTATAAACTGAATATAAATACAGGTTTAGAAAGTAAAGTCGCATCTATCACTATAATTAATGAAAATATGGCGACACCTGTGCAGTGGTTTTACACCGCTAATGACTTTTCTAAGTATGAAAGTGAGATAAAAGTGCATCAAATTAAAGCTTCATCGACTCTGCCAAGTAAAGGCACGCAAACTTATGACGCCAAAAATTTGGTAGATAGAGATTCATCTACTGCATGGTGTGAAGGCGTGAACGGCAACGGGGAAGGAGAAACAATAGTATTAGACCTAGGCTCTTTACAAAAGGTAAATGGCATCCAAATTATTAATGGATATGCTAAATCTGAAAAAAGTTATCGGGAGAATAATAGAGTTCAACAACTAAAACTGGAATTCTCGGATGGTTCCTCTCTAGAAATGAATGATTTTAACACACGTAAAAAATTTAAGGAGCCTATTCATACCTCATTTATCAAACTTACGATTTTATCAGTTGAACGTGGAACAAAATATCAGGATACATGCATTTCTGATATACGGCTTTTCTAGCATTCTTACAAAAGGGAGATAGCCTATGAAATGGAAAGAGCCAACGTTTGGTGCAACCCCTATGTTGAAAGCTTTAACAACCGCTAATGCACGCAGAAAAGCACAGGCTTTTGATCTGGTGGCAGAACAGAAGAAACAGAAACTGAATTACCCCGAATGGGCCCAGTCCTGGCTGCGTAAATACAAAGAGGACTGGTACATCGCTCAAGCCAACGGTGATGAGGTAGGCATGCGTAAAGCGCAAAAGCTAGCAGAGGGGCTGCGAAGCAAATTACGTGAAATGGCCACATTCCCCAAGTGGGCTCAAGAGGAAATGAAAAAAGAAACAATCCGCTGGATGACTGCAGAGGCAAGCGGGAATATCAGGGAAAAGTTAGCTGCTGAGAAGGCGGGACGAGCCATTCGAGAGAAGTTGGGGCTGATTGATACTAGTATTAAAGAGCCACCAAAAGAACCAGTTACCAATAAATCAAAGGATGGTTCTAAAACTGAACAAGCACCTCCTGATAAATCAGGAAATGATAGCTTTGAAGCTGAGCTTGCTAAATTTCCGGAATCATACAGGCCAGCTCTATTAAAATTACACAAGCAGCATCCTTCTTGGCGCTTTATAGCAGAAGAAACAAATGTAGATTTTAATAGTTTTCTCAAGGCAGAAATGAAAAATGGACTGGTGTGTACGGAAGTAGACAAATATGGATATTCACCGTCTTGGAGAGACCCTAAGTTCAAATATGATAGAGGATATAACGCTGCTTCTCCTAAGGCAGTTTCATATTTTTTAGACCCGCGTAATTTTTTGACTGAGTCTCGTGTATTTCAATTTTTGTCGGGAAAGTATGATAAGAACACCCAAAATAAAGAAGCTGTTAATAAAGTGCTAAGCAAGAGCTTGGCTAATAAAGGGGATGTATTCTTAAAGGCAGGTGGCAATGAAGCGAGTGCAGTATTTTTAGCAGCAAAAGCTATGGTTGAATCAGGAGGCGGAACTTCAACTTTAGGTAAGGGACAGGTTCCGGGATATATCGGATGGTACAATATGTATGGCATTGGCGCAAACGATGGGAGTGCGCTCAAAAATGGTGCAAAAAAAGCTAAGTCAGAGAATTGGAATTCTGTCGATAGTGCAATAATTGGCGGAGGTAAATGGATTTATAGGAATTATATTAAAACAGGGCAAGATACGCTTTATAGCTTAAAGTGGAATGTAAATTCCTTTAGGAGTAACGGAACTGTTAGTAAGCAGTATGCCACGAATATTATGGATGCTTATGTAAAATCGGATCGCTTTTCCAAGGGTCTTAAAACCGTAGATGCACCTCTTACTTTTAGAATACCCGTATATAAGAATATGCCTGCAACGGCTTGTCCTGAACCTACACAGGCTTCATCAAGGTAATCAAGCTAGTATAAAATAGGCATTTTGAAAGAAGGGAAAGTGTGATTAGTGATAAGTTATTTGCACTCGTTTTAGTTGTTTTAATTCTTAGTGGTTGTGGTGTGAATAAAGAGGCTGAGGTAAAAAATATCGCTCCTAAACCATCTACATCAACTGTTGTTAGTCCTGAGATAACGGAAGGTACTAGTAAAGTTACTGTGGAGGATACTAGGAAAACTAATGTGCAAGATTCTAACACCTTAGATCAGTTTATAAAAAAAATTCAACCCCCAAATGAGCAGCTTCAAAAAGTATTAAAAGAAGATTTGGACCGTGATGGAAAGCCGGAATATGTGCTTGCTTTTGGATTAGAAAAAGGGGGGATTGACAACATATTTGTAGTCCGGGAGGATGATGGCTATCACATCATTGGTAAATTAGAGGACCCAGTTATGGTTGCACATCTTAATACAGACATGAAAATTATGAAGCTGGATCAAACAGAACAAAAATTTATAGTTGTATATTCCACTAGCGAAGTGGATGAGGCCGAAGGATTCTCTATATTTACTGTAGACCATAACCGAATTAGCAACCTGAATTACAATTATCCAGAAGCAACAGGGCAAGGGAGCAGGAAGCTAGAGGACATTAATAAAGATGGTGTTTTTGAGGATGTGAGTTACTACCGTTTTCAGGATACTCAGAAACATACAATAATAACTTATCAAAAATTCGACAGTACCGGACCCGAAAAAACAAAAGTACTATATGAAAATAAGAATAAAAAATTTGTATATCCCACGGATCCCAAAGACATTATTCAAAATTATTTGGAGGATCATTATCTTAGGAATCGCTTCTTTATACACTTGCCTGAAATGGCGGAATTTATTGCTTTGTCAGCAAGTCCAAAAAATAATTTTGAAAGTATCATAGATTTTTCCGCTATGGACTATACAGGATTAGACTTGAATGTAAAAGAGATTGCTTATGAGGCTAATCAGCGGGTGTTTTTGGTAAAGAGTAGCTCAGAAGAAGAGGAATCAAACCAAGGACTTGTATTTACGTTAGAAAAGCAGTCAGGCATGTGGAAGATTATGAATATAGAGATGAACGATAAATTGTAGAAAGCGTGATCTCCAGCATGAGTTACTTGAAGTATGTGCGAATTTGTTACGTGCTGTTATTACTCATTTCCTGTGTAGTGCTGAATGGATGCATGAAGGGACAGGATTCTCCAGCAACAGAAACAAATCATACACTTTCTCTCCAAAATGACGTTAAAACGATTTCTTATTCAAAAATGTTGGATGTGTTAGTTCAAAAACTTCGTATAGTCAACGATGAGAATAAGGATTCTGATATCAGACAAAACAAGCTTGAGGAGTTCACACAGGAACTTAATTTGTTGTTAAACGAGCCAGAAAGTGTAGAGATGAAGGATGGAGAATTAGTAGAAAAATTCGATAACAATCTCACTATCTTAACAAAATCGTTTCAGTTAAAAAGTGGGCAGCTAAACGTTAGGGTTATGAATTATAGAGCACCTAAAACGCTGACAGGTACGATCGGAGATAAATACACATTTATTCAGTGGTGGAGTTCGAAGCAACTTGTACACGCCCAGATCATTGAGGATGGCGGGCCAGAATTGACTACAGACTTTGTGGTTCGAGATTCAGACCAAGGAATACAGTTGTGTTTAGGGGGACATGTTTCCATATATCATCCAGACCCCGTATTTATTGATTTGTGGGAGTTGTCTGGACAAAAGTGGACGCAGAAAAGTATAGATGTAGGTAAGATAAAGCTCCCGGATGCGTGGGAACTGAACAAGGATACGAATGAGCCTATTATTATCGAGAATCGACAACATGATAGCATGAGTATCGAGGTTTTAGACCACGGCGATGGTTTCTTAATAAACAGTGATGATTCTGAACAAAACCTTATCATTGAGTTCTCCAAAAGTGGAGAAGTCCGTATTGATTCCGAATATAGCATCGCCTCGAATACTCATGGTGAACCGCAAAGCTATGAGCTCACTCGAGAGAAGTATTCAAAAAATGGGATCGTGATTAAATACCCTCAAATTACAAAACTCAAGGATATTGCAAAGCAAAAATCTTTAAACCAAATTCTTAAGACTGATGCTTTAGAAGGGTTACAAAACTATGCGGATTCCAATTCTGGAGTTCATGTCGAAATTGATTATGAGATCAAACGACAAAGTGAACGATTCTTGAGCGTTCAATATAAGGGTATTCGTTATGTGAAGGACGCAGCCTATCCTACTCATATGTTTTATACGACGAACCTGGATATGAAGCAGGCTTCAAGGATAGGATTGAGGGATTTGGTAAAAGTCGAGAAACCTTTTGTTGAGCTTATAAAAAGCGGGAAGATTACAGCTGTTCAGCCGGAGCAACAAGGATTAATCGGTGATTTCACAAAAGATGATTTGGTGCAATTGTTAGCAAACGCAGATGTAACCAAAGGTTCGCTTGCGGAAGTAGAAATGGAATCGTTTAGTTATCTCACAAATGATTCGTTGGGGATGAGTGTACCTATGGCTCATGTAGTAGGGGACCATGCGGAGTATGAAATTCATTTTGCACAAATTCCAGAGAATATCAGGCAGAATAAAGAACTATGGAGTGAGCTAAGTTCTGTTGAGGATCAGTCTGTTTCCACAGTTGGCGGTGAAAAATTGGATACCGACCAATATGAAATTGAAGAGTCGCAGTCTTTTCAAACTACTCTCGAAGGCTTTGGAAAAGTACGTTTTGTATCCACATATGGGTATCCAGAAGGTTTTCGTAAATTCTTTTTCTTCCTACTGGATGACCAAGGACATATTCTATATCCATTCCCCAATTTCTACGGGAACCGTGAGTGGGTTGCACGTTACGGAGGAGTAGAAGCAGTGGCCTTCAAGGATGTGAATAAGGATGGATTGAAGGATGTTATCATCATTGCCGATGTTGACAACGGGATTCATGGGCCTGGTAGAGTTGATGAATTCCCTATAGCGGATATTTATTTTCAGAAAACAAATAAAACCTTTACCACGATCCCTGCATTAGATGAGACTCTTAACGATCAGGGACATAATCAAACCATTCAAGATGTCGTTCAATATGTAAGCAAACAACGGATAAACGTAAATTAACCGATAAAAGGGAGCGGTAACATGGGATATCCAATCATCAAGTATAACGGGACGGTTTTATCTCTTAAAAACCCGAAAGTTAAAGTTGTACAGAAAATGAATGAGCATGTGAAAGTCTTTTTGACAGGTGTGTTAACGGGTGCCCAAATGGAAGAATATACAGATCATATGGAAGCAGGGGCGAAGTTAGTTGTATCTTATGTGAATGATGATCATAAACAGATTGTATTATTTCGAGGATTAGTCGCGCAGTTTAGAATCAAGTTGGTGTCCAATGTAGCCCATTTGGTCGTCGAAGCTCTATCCTATACAAGCCATCTGGATGAAGTGCTTCATAGACAAACTTTTCAAAATGTAAAGATGAAGCTGCAAGTATTGCTCGAGCATGTGCTCAAATCCTATCCCAAATCCAATTGTACGAGCCGCTTAAAAGATCAGCTTTTACAGGAATTTACGATGCAATTCGACGAAACAGACTGGTCGTTTTTGAAGCGTATAGCGTCTCGACTCGGTTGGGGACTGATACCTGATCCGATTGGAGAAAAACCTCAGTTTTATTTTGGATTACCGGATGGTGCGAATCAAGGCGAGCTGAAACAGTATAACTACTCCATGACCAGAAAAACCAAACCAGGTTCCGGCAAGGACGACAACCTTTTGTATTATAAAGTGCAAACGACAGGAGCCAAAGATGTCCTACTGCAAATTGGGGCTGAGGTTAAATTTAAAGGGAAAACTTTATACGTCCTGCAGTCTGTGGCGTTTATACGTCATAGTGCTTTGTGGCATGAGTATGTGCTGACTACAGCGGATGGAATGAAGCAGGATTTGATTGTAAATGAGAGCATTCGTGGCATCTCGTTGAAGTCCAAGGTCATTGGAATCGAGCAGGATCATGTGAAGGTTTTCTTTTACGAAATGGACAAGGTCAAGCCGAACGTAAAGGAAACCTACGCGTTTCCAACGGCTACATTTTATACATCGGAAGGAAATACAGGATGGTACTGTATGCCGGAGTTGTTTGACTTTGTAGACATTTACTTTCCGACCGCTAAAGAAAAGGACGCCATCGTAACTCATTCAATCCGCAAGAGATCCAAAGGGGGCGACTTTATTAAGGACCCGTCCACGAAGATCTTTATGACCAAGTACCGCAAAGCCATTATATTTGAGAAAAATGAAATTTTAATCACGGGGAACGACGATGAAGTAGTGATTCGACTGCTAGATGACCACGGCATCGAATTGCGGAGTAAAAAGGACATCCGTGTTAAGGCTGATGGAAACCTAGTACTCAATGCGGGTAACACCATACAAGTCACAGCCAAAGATGCCATTGGTTTAAAATGTAAAACGAGTTTGGTCGAAATGGACGGAAACATCAAAATGACTGGAGAAAAGATAAAGACGCAGTAAATAAAACCACCAAGGGAGGGGGAAAAGCATGGCTAAAGTAACTACAGGAGCAATCGTGAATGAGAAAACGCCGACCCAGGAAGATATGGTTCAAGAATGGAAACGTAAAATAAGCAAAGGCGAATATCCTTTTATTTATATAAATCAGCCTCTCGCTCAAAGTGAAAAACGGTAAATGTGTCAGGCAACGAGTAAACAAGGCTCCTTAGGAGCCTTATTTCTATGTTCATCTGTGCAACTTTCACCTAACATACAGTTACAAAGACCTATTCCGCCCAAGCTATGTACTATGACCAGAAATACTGAATTCAATGACTTTATACTTATTTTTCCTCTCGACTATATCACTCGTAAATAGGATGCACTATAATTATACTACTTCTTAATTTGGGAAAAATTAGACGTTAACATTTATAATAGCCCTTCTCAGGAAGAAGGGGTCTTGTATTTGGGAACTTCGCTGTCGATAAACCAATCTGGCCCAGAGACGTCGATTACTTCTTTGGTTTTATAACTGTAATAAATAGTAATTTTGCTGTCTTCGTGACCTTTAATGTACCCATACAGATATATTCTTGAGTGGATAGCCGGATCGTCCACAACATAATCTTTTAGTATGAAATCAGCATTATAGTGTTCTTTAATAAATTCCACGCCGATCGGAGTGGCGACGTCTACTAATTCTTTTTTCTCTTTGTCGGACAAGCTGGAACAACCTCCTAAATACATAATAATTAAAATAAGTGCCAGAATCAGTTGGATTTTTCTGTTCAAGTTACAATTCTCCTTTTCTGGTAATCACCTTTTTTCATAACTCTATAATATATTTACACAATAGACAAGGTGGGAATAACTTGACCTACATTAACGACAAAACATATTGGACCATTGCAGATAGAGTGTATGACCGGGATTTGACTGCTAAAGATGCTAAGAGCAGAATTCTTCCTGACTGGAAGATTGTTGAACCTGAAGGTGCTATGCTGCATGACACAAACGGTTCTGGATTCGATGCGACGGTATTCCATAACGAAAAAACCAATCAGGTGATCATCGGTTATAGGGGGACAGAACCTCCAGATCGGCCCAAGTGGAGCGTGGCGATGGACTGGGGGACGGACATCAGCGATGTCGTCGGAGGACGCGCAAAAACGTTGGAAGAAGTCCATCATTATTATGAAAATAATAAGGCAGAGGTGGCTAAACTCTCACCACAAGTACAAAGTGCATTTCTTCAATATGAGGAAAAGTACCAGAATAATCAATTCACACAAGCCCAAAATCTATATGATGTCGTAAAAAAGGAATACCCCTCTGCTGAAATATCTACCACAGGCCATTCTCTGGGAGGAGCAGAGGCAGAGTATGTGGCGGTACGGAACGGGCTGTCTTCAGTCAGTTATAATGCACCAAGCATTGTACATCTATTACCGGATGATCTTCAAAAGAAGGTGGAAAACGGCGATTTTCAAAAGACGAATGTTGCCTATGTCAATCCGAAGGATACCATCGGTTCAGGGGTTAAAGATGCAAAACCACATGTGGGTACAACCTACTTTATAGACAATGATTATAAGACAGCTAATGCAGCCAAAATCACTGTTCCTGTTTCATTACCAGTCGAAAGAGAAAATAAATGGGCCAACTTTTTTTTGGGACCCAAATGGACTCCCATTGTTTATGTCCCAATTACGTTGCCCATGATGCAGCAAGATGCAATTACCAAGTTCTATAATTCGGTATTGGGTGAAGCAACGCATAGCATGGATCATTTCACATTTGATGAAAATGGCAATATTAGCAATCCGCTGTACACCATGGATGGACAATTGGTAGAAGGAAATCCGCGGG
This window of the Paenibacillus polymyxa genome carries:
- a CDS encoding discoidin domain-containing protein, with the translated sequence MKIIRSILVILFLIMLSACNASPKDPTSFSSKTVGVTSEAIASSNKDNKTELVKEKNKKEWAVTIEEGREDPETYLVQLEGTKVERFLNAKKLISLLQPKEDKEKYRDSYVDVGRVQEDGGQVAFVLDLFNEAKLIIQIYDLDSGNKVNEFKLPYNRPVISPDLTKYLYEDKDRTYIYDTVTKQSTAIHLDGSSIDIDDIHLGQFSPDSTQFCFTDSQQNLVIFDVSNYRFIKKIHIDSGMAIVNQWTQKNQLIYSIDSMSVNKTYLLNLNNEERRLLGKGMEQPLMSRDGSEVWFEKLDSPSNYKLNINTGLESKVASITIINENMATPVQWFYTANDFSKYESEIKVHQIKASSTLPSKGTQTYDAKNLVDRDSSTAWCEGVNGNGEGETIVLDLGSLQKVNGIQIINGYAKSEKSYRENNRVQQLKLEFSDGSSLEMNDFNTRKKFKEPIHTSFIKLTILSVERGTKYQDTCISDIRLF
- a CDS encoding N-acetylglucosaminidase, which codes for MKWKEPTFGATPMLKALTTANARRKAQAFDLVAEQKKQKLNYPEWAQSWLRKYKEDWYIAQANGDEVGMRKAQKLAEGLRSKLREMATFPKWAQEEMKKETIRWMTAEASGNIREKLAAEKAGRAIREKLGLIDTSIKEPPKEPVTNKSKDGSKTEQAPPDKSGNDSFEAELAKFPESYRPALLKLHKQHPSWRFIAEETNVDFNSFLKAEMKNGLVCTEVDKYGYSPSWRDPKFKYDRGYNAASPKAVSYFLDPRNFLTESRVFQFLSGKYDKNTQNKEAVNKVLSKSLANKGDVFLKAGGNEASAVFLAAKAMVESGGGTSTLGKGQVPGYIGWYNMYGIGANDGSALKNGAKKAKSENWNSVDSAIIGGGKWIYRNYIKTGQDTLYSLKWNVNSFRSNGTVSKQYATNIMDAYVKSDRFSKGLKTVDAPLTFRIPVYKNMPATACPEPTQASSR
- a CDS encoding lipase family protein codes for the protein MTYINDKTYWTIADRVYDRDLTAKDAKSRILPDWKIVEPEGAMLHDTNGSGFDATVFHNEKTNQVIIGYRGTEPPDRPKWSVAMDWGTDISDVVGGRAKTLEEVHHYYENNKAEVAKLSPQVQSAFLQYEEKYQNNQFTQAQNLYDVVKKEYPSAEISTTGHSLGGAEAEYVAVRNGLSSVSYNAPSIVHLLPDDLQKKVENGDFQKTNVAYVNPKDTIGSGVKDAKPHVGTTYFIDNDYKTANAAKITVPVSLPVERENKWANFFLGPKWTPIVYVPITLPMMQQDAITKFYNSVLGEATHSMDHFTFDENGNISNPLYTMDGQLVEGNPRVQAYEQMLAAQAELKQVMGDLVERYGGQLGAFGQFAANALGVNLMGAGQQNGRANGGAYFVGNKNGGTIQLTPEELKHAANQMRSSLHGFSSDTRASIQLFQAHIGTSESQSLTPLAHSATATLDRINRWYQESITEIAEYIDRKGQEFTMVDQ